The proteins below come from a single Sinorhizobium fredii genomic window:
- a CDS encoding alpha-ketoacid dehydrogenase subunit alpha/beta — MGQAALKPDRRNAPDESIDWKRVVHLTLLSRELDEMEEKRLVPEKKVLYQFSARGHDMAQILLGLKLTGKHDAACGYYRSRPLLLSLGVDPADALGSAMARAGGYSDGRDIGVVFNYPNPNGASALPMCGGVGSQYTPTAGWAQAIAYFSKHLKNRDYDRDIAVVLGGDASVASNGFWSALTVATTQSLPMLFYIEDNGFGISVPSTLQTPEGNIAANLAAWKNLTILDGDGSDPEEAARLTGGAVDLVRDERRPVLLRLRVPRLEGHSFQDTQAYKSEELVRSEWARDPLPRLKDYLVPAVLSEREWEEVAGAAGAAAEQARLEAESRPVADPATLTRNVFFEGEMQAMGGQHCSGYQPPAATDTPTGDGQRINMVTAIRRTLDLEMSINDKVILFGEDIGPKGGVHAVTLGLQEKYGAARVFDTSLSEEGIVGRAVGMALAGLVPVPEIQFRKYAEPAMEQINDCGTVRWRTNNRFAAPIVLRMPGGFFKCGDPWHSQTNEVAFVHQPGWKVAVPSNAEDAVGLLRTSLRGNDPVIFFEHRAMLDHAWARRPYPGDAFALPFGKAKFTRQGKDVTIVTWGAMVHRCEEAAEGISADVIDLRTLMPWDRDAVLSSVRRTRRCLIVHEDLGTAGFGAEIAAAVADEAFIDLDAPVSRLTMPDIPSPHNPVLLDWAVPSTERIRRKITDLLEY; from the coding sequence ATGGGACAGGCTGCACTCAAACCGGACCGCCGGAACGCACCGGACGAGAGCATCGACTGGAAGCGGGTGGTGCATCTCACGCTTCTGTCCCGCGAACTCGACGAGATGGAGGAGAAACGCCTCGTCCCTGAGAAGAAGGTCCTCTATCAGTTTTCGGCCCGCGGCCATGACATGGCGCAGATCCTCTTGGGGCTGAAGCTCACGGGTAAGCATGACGCAGCCTGCGGCTATTACCGTTCCCGCCCACTGCTGCTGTCGCTCGGCGTCGATCCGGCCGACGCGCTCGGCTCGGCCATGGCGCGCGCCGGCGGCTATTCCGACGGCCGCGACATCGGCGTCGTCTTCAACTATCCCAATCCGAACGGCGCCTCGGCGCTGCCGATGTGCGGCGGCGTCGGATCGCAATACACGCCGACGGCCGGATGGGCGCAGGCGATCGCCTATTTCAGCAAGCACCTCAAAAACCGGGATTACGACCGCGACATCGCCGTCGTCCTCGGCGGCGACGCTTCGGTCGCCTCCAACGGCTTCTGGTCGGCGCTGACGGTCGCCACGACGCAGAGCCTGCCGATGCTCTTTTATATCGAAGACAACGGCTTCGGCATTTCGGTCCCCTCGACCTTGCAGACACCCGAGGGCAACATCGCCGCCAATCTCGCGGCCTGGAAAAACCTCACCATTCTCGATGGCGACGGCTCTGATCCGGAGGAAGCCGCACGGCTCACCGGAGGCGCCGTGGACCTCGTTCGCGACGAACGCCGGCCCGTCCTGCTGCGCCTGCGGGTGCCCCGCCTCGAGGGACACAGCTTCCAGGACACGCAGGCCTACAAGAGCGAAGAGCTCGTCAGAAGCGAATGGGCGCGCGACCCGTTGCCGCGGCTGAAGGACTATCTGGTTCCTGCCGTCTTGAGCGAAAGGGAATGGGAAGAGGTCGCCGGCGCTGCCGGGGCGGCGGCCGAACAGGCACGCCTGGAGGCCGAGTCGCGGCCGGTCGCCGATCCCGCAACGCTGACCCGCAATGTCTTCTTCGAGGGCGAGATGCAGGCGATGGGCGGACAGCACTGTAGCGGTTACCAACCACCCGCAGCGACCGACACGCCGACGGGCGACGGCCAGCGGATCAACATGGTGACCGCAATCCGGCGGACGCTCGACCTCGAAATGTCGATCAATGACAAGGTCATCCTGTTCGGCGAGGATATCGGCCCCAAGGGCGGCGTCCATGCCGTGACCCTCGGATTGCAGGAGAAATACGGCGCGGCCCGCGTGTTCGACACCTCGCTTTCGGAGGAAGGCATCGTCGGCCGCGCCGTCGGAATGGCGCTCGCCGGCCTCGTGCCCGTTCCCGAAATCCAGTTCCGCAAATATGCGGAACCGGCGATGGAACAGATCAATGATTGCGGCACGGTCCGCTGGCGCACGAACAACCGCTTCGCCGCCCCGATCGTCCTGCGCATGCCGGGCGGCTTCTTCAAATGCGGCGACCCGTGGCACAGCCAGACGAACGAGGTCGCCTTCGTCCACCAGCCGGGCTGGAAGGTCGCCGTTCCCTCCAACGCCGAGGATGCCGTCGGGCTCCTCAGAACGTCGTTGCGCGGCAACGACCCGGTGATCTTCTTCGAGCACCGCGCCATGCTGGACCATGCCTGGGCGCGCCGCCCCTATCCAGGGGACGCCTTCGCCCTGCCCTTCGGCAAGGCGAAGTTCACGCGCCAAGGCAAAGACGTCACGATCGTCACCTGGGGCGCGATGGTGCACCGCTGCGAGGAGGCGGCAGAGGGGATTTCCGCCGACGTTATCGACCTCAGGACATTGATGCCCTGGGACCGCGACGCGGTGCTTTCCTCGGTCCGCCGCACCCGCCGCTGCCTGATCGTTCACGAGGATCTCGGCACTGCCGGTTTCGGTGCCGAAATCGCCGCGGCCGTCGCCGACGAAGCCTTCATCGATCTCGACGCTCCGGTCTCGCGGCTCACCATGCCGGATATTCCAAGTCCCCATAATCCGGTCCTGCTCGACTGGGCGGTCCCCTCGACGGAACGGATCCGCCGGAAAATCACCGATCTGCTGGAGTATTGA
- a CDS encoding dihydrolipoamide acetyltransferase family protein: protein MGDLIDINAPIEQEGTKAVVRNWLKKIGESVKSGDPLVELETDKVTQEVPAPADGILTQILMENGDDAVPGAVLGRIGSETLGREQVAVPAQGSALRTPGDAGAPHFSPAVRHAAEEYGIDPTTIAGTGRDGRVTRADMDRAFAQRPEGRAPVPEARPTQPPPRMEPAEKGTLLRSRKIAHSGMRSSIAAHMLSSATTAPHVTAVFEADFSAVMRHRNAHKAKLAAEGITLSYTAYIVSACVAAMRAVPEVNSRWHEDALEVFDEINIGVGTALGDKGLIVPVIHQAQDLPFAGIAAKLQDLTARARANALGPDDVRGGTFTISNHGVSGSLLATPIIINQPQSAILGIGKLEKRVVVREIDGVDTIQVRPMAYVSLTIDHRALDGHQTNMWLTHFVQALATWPHE from the coding sequence ATGGGCGACCTCATCGACATCAACGCCCCCATCGAGCAGGAGGGGACGAAGGCCGTCGTCCGCAACTGGCTGAAGAAAATCGGCGAAAGCGTGAAGTCGGGCGACCCGCTGGTCGAGCTCGAAACCGACAAGGTGACCCAGGAAGTCCCCGCCCCGGCCGACGGCATTCTCACGCAAATCCTCATGGAGAACGGCGACGATGCCGTGCCCGGCGCCGTTCTCGGCCGGATCGGCAGCGAAACACTCGGTCGTGAGCAGGTCGCCGTGCCGGCGCAGGGGTCGGCCCTGAGGACGCCCGGCGATGCGGGGGCACCGCATTTCTCTCCCGCCGTACGCCACGCGGCCGAGGAATACGGGATCGATCCGACGACCATTGCCGGCACCGGCCGGGACGGCCGCGTCACCCGCGCGGACATGGACAGGGCCTTCGCGCAAAGGCCGGAAGGCCGCGCTCCGGTGCCCGAGGCGAGGCCCACCCAACCGCCACCTCGGATGGAACCGGCGGAGAAGGGCACCTTGCTGCGTTCGCGAAAGATAGCGCACAGCGGCATGCGCAGCTCGATCGCCGCACATATGCTCTCGTCGGCGACCACCGCGCCGCACGTGACCGCCGTCTTCGAAGCCGATTTCTCGGCGGTCATGCGCCACCGGAACGCGCATAAGGCGAAGCTGGCGGCGGAGGGCATCACTCTCTCCTATACCGCCTATATCGTTTCCGCCTGCGTGGCGGCGATGCGCGCCGTCCCCGAAGTCAACAGCCGCTGGCACGAGGATGCGCTCGAAGTTTTCGACGAGATCAATATCGGCGTCGGAACCGCGCTCGGCGACAAGGGACTGATCGTGCCGGTGATCCACCAGGCCCAGGATCTCCCCTTCGCCGGGATTGCGGCGAAGCTGCAGGACCTAACTGCCCGGGCACGGGCAAACGCCCTCGGCCCCGACGACGTTAGGGGTGGCACCTTCACCATTTCGAACCATGGCGTATCGGGCTCCTTGCTTGCGACACCGATCATCATCAACCAGCCGCAATCGGCGATCCTCGGGATTGGAAAACTCGAGAAGCGGGTCGTTGTGCGCGAGATCGACGGCGTCGACACGATCCAGGTGCGGCCGATGGCCTATGTGTCGCTGACCATCGACCACCGGGCGCTCGACGGCCATCAGACGAACATGTGGCTCACCCATTTTGTCCAGGCCCTTGCGACCTGGCCCCATGAATAA
- a CDS encoding ANTAR domain-containing response regulator, with protein MSHRDLTILVIDENAIRASIIEEGLREAGHRNVTVIHEVHGVARIIETLQPDVIVIDIENPNRDMMEHLFQLTRTVGRPIAMFVDRSDTASIEAAVEAGVSAYVIDGLRKERVKPILDMAVSRFNAFSRLQRELAEAKSALEERKLVERAKGILMKMRGLSEEEAFTLLRQTAMNEKKKISEIAQSVVTAAGLLIR; from the coding sequence ATGTCGCATCGAGATCTGACCATCCTAGTCATTGACGAGAACGCCATTCGCGCCTCGATCATCGAGGAAGGTCTGCGCGAAGCGGGCCACCGCAATGTTACGGTCATCCATGAAGTCCATGGGGTGGCGCGGATCATCGAGACGCTGCAGCCCGATGTGATCGTCATCGATATCGAGAATCCCAACCGGGACATGATGGAACACCTCTTCCAGCTGACGCGCACCGTCGGCCGGCCGATCGCCATGTTCGTCGACCGCTCCGATACGGCCTCGATCGAGGCCGCGGTCGAGGCCGGCGTCTCGGCCTACGTGATCGACGGGCTGAGAAAGGAACGGGTCAAGCCGATCCTCGACATGGCCGTCAGCCGCTTCAACGCCTTCAGCCGGCTGCAGCGCGAACTGGCCGAGGCGAAATCGGCGCTCGAGGAGCGCAAACTCGTCGAACGAGCCAAGGGCATTCTCATGAAAATGCGAGGGCTTTCCGAGGAGGAGGCCTTCACGCTGCTTCGCCAGACCGCGATGAACGAGAAGAAGAAGATCTCGGAAATCGCGCAGAGCGTGGTGACCGCCGCCGGATTGCTGATCCGATGA
- a CDS encoding CmpA/NrtA family ABC transporter substrate-binding protein has product MNALTNFDESKASKLAAGEALPVPSIVAAEGPRTVRAGFIPLVDAAVLIAAAEFGFAQKQGITLDLVKDVSWANMRDRLAFRQFDVAHMLSPMPVAAMLGLGSNPSPTTTPFSLGRGGNAITLSTRLYAEMRREGELDTSDNALANAQALAAVIRRDRAAGRPPLTLGVTYPFSSHNYEFRYWLAAGGVDPDRDVKLVVVPPPMTSDALAAGAIDGFCVGAPWNMVASERGVGRIVATKQDIWPSAPEKVIGMRPDWAEANPETVSRLLVALDAAARWCDAAENRAALAEVLSAQRYVAASVDILRRVLAGQFTIDPEGNQRVVDDYFVFHAGSANFPRPSQALWTYSQMVRWGQAALSPEGLEASVSAYRPDLYRRALGQAAPPAETDIVLEGAMPGDGFMDGHVFDPKRIGEYIESFPVKAAGLPPASLDDV; this is encoded by the coding sequence GTGAATGCATTGACGAATTTCGACGAGTCCAAGGCGAGCAAGCTCGCCGCCGGCGAGGCCCTGCCGGTTCCGTCCATCGTGGCAGCCGAAGGGCCGCGCACCGTGCGCGCCGGCTTCATTCCGCTCGTCGATGCGGCCGTGCTGATCGCCGCAGCCGAGTTCGGCTTCGCGCAAAAGCAAGGCATCACCCTCGATCTGGTGAAGGATGTCTCCTGGGCGAATATGCGCGACCGGCTGGCCTTTCGTCAGTTCGACGTCGCGCATATGCTCTCGCCCATGCCGGTCGCGGCGATGCTCGGACTCGGCTCCAACCCGTCGCCGACGACCACGCCCTTCTCGCTCGGGCGCGGCGGCAATGCGATCACCCTGTCGACGCGGCTCTATGCCGAGATGAGGAGGGAGGGCGAACTCGACACGAGCGACAACGCTCTGGCCAATGCGCAAGCCCTGGCGGCGGTGATCCGTCGCGACCGGGCCGCCGGTCGTCCGCCGCTGACGCTTGGCGTCACTTATCCGTTTTCCTCGCATAATTACGAGTTCCGCTATTGGCTTGCCGCAGGCGGCGTCGATCCGGACCGCGACGTCAAGCTCGTCGTCGTACCGCCGCCGATGACATCCGACGCGCTGGCGGCCGGGGCGATCGACGGCTTTTGCGTCGGCGCTCCCTGGAACATGGTGGCCTCGGAACGCGGCGTCGGCCGCATCGTTGCGACCAAGCAGGACATCTGGCCGTCGGCGCCGGAAAAGGTGATCGGCATGCGGCCCGACTGGGCCGAGGCCAATCCAGAGACCGTTTCGCGACTGCTCGTCGCGCTCGATGCCGCCGCCCGCTGGTGCGACGCGGCGGAGAACCGCGCGGCTCTTGCAGAGGTCCTTTCCGCGCAGCGCTACGTCGCCGCCTCCGTCGATATCCTGCGACGGGTGCTGGCCGGTCAATTCACCATCGATCCCGAAGGCAACCAGCGGGTGGTCGACGACTATTTCGTCTTCCACGCCGGCTCGGCCAATTTCCCCCGCCCGAGCCAGGCGCTCTGGACCTACAGCCAAATGGTCCGCTGGGGACAGGCGGCTTTGTCCCCCGAGGGGCTGGAGGCGAGCGTTTCCGCCTACCGGCCCGACCTCTACCGCCGCGCGCTCGGACAAGCGGCCCCGCCGGCGGAGACCGATATTGTCCTCGAAGGCGCAATGCCCGGCGACGGCTTCATGGATGGACACGTCTTCGACCCCAAGCGGATCGGGGAATATATCGAGAGCTTCCCAGTGAAGGCGGCGGGGCTTCCCCCCGCCTCGCTCGACGACGTCTGA
- the nirB gene encoding nitrite reductase large subunit NirB, which yields MAESTLEKLVIIGNGMAPGRMLEELFEKAPGRYQVTIFNAEPRVNYDRIMLSPVLSGEKDYEEIIIHGDGWYIKHGITLYKGHKIVAIDRSAKTVTSDHGVTESYDKLVIATGSVPFIIPVPGKDLQGVITYRDLDDVQAMLLAAQSREKAVVIGGGLLGLEAAAGLKARGMEVTVLHVMPTLMERQLDPAAGYLLQKAVEERGIKVLTKANTKRIIGETRVEGIELEDGRIIPATLVVMAVGIRPNAGLAKDAGLAVNRGIVVDAGMQTSDGDIMALGECAEVGGMVYGLVAPLYEMARVAASHLAGDRKAAFVHSDTPTKLKVTGINLYSVGDFADGDGREEIVLRDATAGIYKRLVLKENRIIGSVLYGDTADGAWFNDLLKRGTDITEMRDTLIFGQAYQGGAPLDPTAAVAALPDDAEICGCNGVCKGKIVSTITGKGLTSLDEVRAHTKASASCGSCTGLVEQLMSLTLGESYNPAAVQPMCNCTELGHDDVRRLIKAKGLKTIPAVMQELEWKTSCGCAKCRPALNYYLVCDWPDEYADDYQSRFINERVHANIQKDGTYSVVPRMWGGVTSSNELRAIADVVDKFNVPLVKVTGGQRIDLLGIEKEDLPAVWADLGKAGFVSGQAYAKGLRTVKTCVGSQWCRFGTQDSTGLGIRIEKFMWGSWTPAKLKMAVSGCPRNCAEATCKDIGVICVDSGFEIHFAGAAGLDIKGTEVLGLVKTEDEALEHIVALTQMYREQARYLERIYKWAKRIGLDEIRRQIMDDAEKRKGYYDRFVFSQKFAQVDPWSERVSGKDKHEFRPMATVGFNQAAE from the coding sequence ATGGCTGAAAGCACCCTTGAAAAACTCGTCATCATCGGCAACGGCATGGCGCCGGGCCGGATGCTGGAAGAGCTCTTCGAAAAGGCGCCCGGGCGCTATCAAGTGACGATCTTCAACGCCGAGCCGCGTGTCAATTACGACCGCATCATGCTCTCGCCGGTACTGTCCGGCGAGAAGGACTACGAAGAGATCATCATCCATGGCGACGGATGGTACATCAAGCACGGCATCACACTTTACAAGGGTCACAAGATCGTCGCGATCGACCGTTCCGCCAAGACCGTGACGTCGGATCACGGCGTCACCGAAAGCTACGACAAGTTGGTGATCGCCACCGGTTCGGTGCCCTTCATCATTCCAGTACCGGGAAAAGACCTGCAAGGCGTCATCACCTATCGCGACCTCGATGACGTGCAGGCGATGCTGCTCGCCGCCCAGTCGCGCGAGAAGGCGGTGGTCATCGGCGGCGGTCTGCTCGGCCTCGAAGCGGCCGCCGGCCTCAAGGCCCGCGGTATGGAGGTCACCGTCCTCCACGTCATGCCGACGCTGATGGAACGCCAGCTCGATCCGGCCGCCGGCTATCTCTTGCAGAAGGCGGTCGAAGAGCGCGGCATCAAGGTCCTGACCAAGGCGAACACCAAGCGGATCATCGGCGAAACCAGGGTCGAGGGCATCGAGCTCGAGGACGGCCGGATCATTCCGGCAACGCTGGTCGTGATGGCCGTCGGCATCCGGCCGAATGCTGGCCTCGCCAAGGATGCGGGGCTTGCGGTCAACCGCGGCATCGTCGTCGACGCCGGTATGCAGACTTCCGACGGCGACATCATGGCGCTCGGCGAGTGCGCCGAAGTCGGTGGAATGGTTTACGGCCTCGTGGCGCCGCTCTATGAGATGGCGCGGGTTGCCGCCTCCCACCTCGCCGGGGACCGCAAGGCCGCCTTCGTCCACTCGGACACGCCGACCAAGCTCAAGGTGACCGGCATCAATCTCTATTCCGTCGGCGATTTCGCCGATGGCGATGGGCGCGAGGAGATCGTGCTTCGCGATGCCACCGCCGGCATCTACAAGCGGCTGGTGCTCAAGGAGAACCGCATCATCGGTTCGGTTCTCTATGGCGACACCGCGGACGGCGCCTGGTTCAACGACCTGTTGAAGCGCGGCACCGATATCACCGAAATGCGCGACACATTGATCTTCGGCCAGGCCTACCAGGGAGGAGCCCCTCTGGACCCTACGGCGGCCGTTGCAGCCTTGCCGGATGATGCGGAAATCTGCGGCTGCAACGGCGTGTGCAAGGGCAAGATCGTTTCGACGATCACCGGCAAGGGCCTGACCTCGCTCGACGAGGTTCGCGCCCACACCAAGGCATCCGCCTCCTGCGGCTCCTGCACCGGACTTGTCGAGCAGTTGATGTCGCTCACGCTTGGCGAGAGCTACAACCCGGCCGCCGTGCAGCCGATGTGCAACTGCACCGAGCTCGGCCATGACGACGTGCGCCGGCTGATCAAGGCGAAGGGGTTGAAGACCATTCCGGCCGTCATGCAGGAGCTCGAGTGGAAGACATCCTGCGGCTGCGCCAAATGTCGGCCGGCCCTCAACTACTACCTCGTCTGCGATTGGCCGGACGAATATGCCGACGACTACCAGTCGCGTTTCATCAATGAGCGCGTCCACGCTAATATCCAGAAGGACGGCACCTATTCGGTCGTGCCGCGCATGTGGGGCGGCGTCACCAGCTCCAACGAACTGCGCGCCATCGCCGATGTAGTCGACAAGTTCAATGTCCCGCTGGTCAAGGTCACCGGCGGCCAGCGCATCGACCTGCTGGGCATCGAGAAGGAGGACCTGCCGGCCGTCTGGGCCGATCTCGGCAAGGCGGGCTTCGTCTCCGGCCAGGCCTATGCCAAGGGCTTGCGCACGGTGAAGACCTGCGTCGGCTCGCAATGGTGTCGCTTCGGCACCCAGGATTCGACCGGCCTCGGGATCCGCATCGAAAAGTTCATGTGGGGCTCGTGGACACCGGCCAAGCTGAAGATGGCTGTCTCCGGCTGCCCGCGCAACTGCGCCGAGGCGACCTGCAAGGACATCGGAGTCATCTGCGTCGACTCCGGCTTCGAAATCCACTTTGCCGGTGCCGCCGGTCTCGACATCAAGGGCACCGAGGTTCTGGGGCTCGTCAAGACCGAAGACGAGGCGCTCGAGCATATCGTCGCGCTGACGCAGATGTACCGCGAACAGGCCCGTTACCTGGAGCGCATCTACAAGTGGGCAAAGCGCATCGGCCTCGACGAAATCCGCCGGCAGATCATGGACGATGCGGAGAAGCGCAAGGGCTACTACGACCGCTTTGTCTTCAGCCAGAAATTTGCACAGGTCGATCCCTGGTCGGAACGGGTCTCCGGCAAGGACAAGCACGAGTTCCGGCCGATGGCGACGGTCGGGTTCAACCAGGCAGCGGAATGA
- the nirD gene encoding nitrite reductase small subunit NirD, producing MNWIAIGDISDIPLRGARCVKTPIGKIAVFRTAENEVFAIEDHCPHKGGPLSQGIVHGNAVTCPLHNWVISLETGKALGADEGAVRTIPVRNDNGALSIALENLALAAAE from the coding sequence ATGAACTGGATAGCTATTGGCGACATCAGCGACATTCCGCTTCGCGGCGCCCGTTGCGTCAAGACGCCGATCGGCAAGATCGCTGTCTTCCGGACCGCCGAGAACGAGGTCTTTGCGATCGAGGATCACTGCCCCCACAAGGGCGGCCCGCTCAGCCAGGGCATCGTCCATGGCAACGCGGTCACCTGCCCGCTGCACAACTGGGTGATTTCGCTGGAGACCGGCAAGGCGCTCGGCGCCGACGAAGGCGCGGTGCGCACCATACCGGTCAGGAATGACAATGGCGCGCTCTCCATCGCGCTCGAGAACCTGGCACTGGCAGCGGCGGAGTAG